In Columba livia isolate bColLiv1 breed racing homer chromosome Z, bColLiv1.pat.W.v2, whole genome shotgun sequence, one DNA window encodes the following:
- the IDUA gene encoding alpha-L-iduronidase isoform X2 has protein sequence MNGELHYNFTALDNLMDHLWENKLIPGFELMGNPSGYFLDFEDKEQVVRWRNLITLLASRYIDRYGLEHVAKWNFETWNEPDHHDFDNVSMTVKGFLNYYDACSEGLRAASPLLKFGGPGDSFHPLPKSPICWSLLRHCYNGTNFFTGETGVRLDYISLHKKGGGSSLNILQQEVEAVQQIQKLFPNFSSVAIYNDEADPMVGWSIPQPWRADVTYAAMVVKVITQHQNLLISEANNTINYTLLSNDNAFLSYYPHYFTQRTLTARFQMNNTKPPHVQMVRKPVLTVMGLLALLGEKQIFAKVNSGEGESTENSTIGVLASVHTPSEVQPSDSWQATVLLYSSEDNRTSSNISTIIVNTTRFPRLRELVYVTYYLDNNQTNPYLKWKKLGSPDFPSPEEFQQIRDAEDPVTTGPFPFPEGGILTLKQDLPVPSVFLIHICARPRSVPDQVTGVRLIPLTKGQVIVLWDDGCVNSKCLKTFEVEFSPDGKAYQRINSKDTVFTLWVYSPGGSVSGFYRVRAVNYWGKAGLSSLSVEYVEAFK, from the exons ATGAATGGGGAACTTCACTACAATTTTACTGCCTTGGATAACCTTATGGATCACCTGTGGGAAAATAAGCTAATTCCAG gGTTTGAATTAATGGGGAATCCATCAGGATATTTTTTAGATTTTGAAGATAAGGAACAGGTAGTAAGATGGAGAAACTTAATTACACTTCTGGCCAGCAGATACATAG ATAGGTATGGGTTGGAGCATGTTGCTAAATGGAATTTTGAAACATGGAATGAACCAGACCACCATGACTTCGACAATGTGTCCATGACAGTGAAAG GGTTTCTCAATTATTATGATGCTTGCTCTGAAGGATTAAGAGCAGCCAGTCCTCTACTAAAATTTGGAGGGCCTGGGGATTCCTTCCACCCCTTACCCAAGTCACCTATATGCTGGAGTCTTCTGCGTCATTGCTACAATGGAACCAACTTCTTCACAGGGGAGACTGGTGTGAGGCTGGACTACATCTCTCTCCATAAGAAG GGAGGTGGAAGTTCTCTCAACATCTTGCAACAAGAAGTAGAAGCGGTTCAACAAATTCAGAAGCTGTTTccaaatttttcttctgttgccaTATACAATGATGAAGCAGATCCAATGGTTGGATGGTCCATTCCACAGCCATGGCGAGCTGATGTGACCTATGCAGCTATGGTTGTAAAG GTAATCACCCAGCATCAAAACCTGCTCATTTCCGAAGCAAACAACACCATCAACTACACACTGCTGAGTAATGACAATGCGTTCTTGAGCTACTATCCCCATTACTTCACACAGCGGACCCTGACAGCACGTTTTCAGATGAACAATACAAAGCCACCTCATGTCCAGATGGTGCGGAAACCAGTGCTGACTGTCATGGGCTTACTGGCACTGCTAG gagaaaagcagatttttgcaAAAGTGAACAGCGGTGAAGGTGAAAGCACTGAAAACAGCACAATTGGTGTCCTGGCATCTGTGCACACCCCAAGTGAGGTGCAACCCTCAGACAGCTGGCAAGCTACTGTACTGTTGTATTCAAGTGAGGATAACAGGACTTCATCCAACATCAGCACGATCATAGTGAACACCACCCGCTTTCCCAGACTTAGAG AGCTAGTGTATGTGACATATTATCTGGATAACAACCAAACCAATCCCTACCTGAAGTGGAAGAAGCTAGGAAGCCCTGACTTTCCTTCCCCGGAAGAGTTTCAGCAAATAAGGGATGCTGAG GACCCGGTGACAACAGGCCCATTCCCATTTCCTGAAGGTGGCATCCTGACCCTGAAGCAGGACCTCCCTGTTCCGTCAGTCTTTCTTATCCACATCTGTGCAAGACCCAGATCTGTTCCTGATCAA GTGACCGGTGTTCGTTTGATCCCTCTCACAAAGGGGCAGGTCATTGTGTTGTGGGATGATGGCTGCGTAAATTCAAA ATGTTTGAAGACATTTGAAGTGGAGTTCTCACCAGATGGAAAAGCATACCAGCGAATTAATTCCAAAGACACAGTATTCACTCTCTGGGTCTACAGTCCAG GAGGCTCAGTCTCTGGCTTTTACAGAGTGCGTGCCGTTAACTACTGGGGGAAGGCAGGCCTGTCCTCTCTTTCTGTGGAGTATGTTGAAGCTTTCAAGTGA
- the LOC102090023 gene encoding purpurin isoform X2, which produces MKYTQYVFLASVFSTVEYSLAQTCAVESFAVKDNFDPKRYAGKWYALAKKDPEGLFLQDNISAEYTVEEDGTMTASSKGRVKLFGFWVICADMAAQYTVPDPTTPAKMYMTYQGLASYLSSGGDNYWVIDTDYDNYAITYACRSLKEDGSCDDGYSLIFSRNPRGLPPAIQRIVRQKQEEICMSGQFQPVLQSGAC; this is translated from the exons ATGAAATACACACAGTATGTTTTCTTGGCCTCGGTCTTCTCCACTGTTGAATACAGCCTAGCTCAGACCTGCGCAGTGGAGTCTTTTGCTGTGAAAGACAATTTTGATCCAAAAAGG TATGCAGGGAAATGGTACGCCCTGGCCAAGAAGGATCCAGAAGGCCTTTTCCTTCAGGACAACATCTCTGCTGAATACACCGTGGAGGAAGATGGCACTATGACAGCATCTTCCAAAGGCCGAGTGAAGCTTTTTGG GTTCTGGGTGATCTGTGCTGACATGGCTGCTCAATATACAGTACCTGACCCAACCACTCCAGCAAAAATGTACATGACTTATCAGGGCCTGGCCAGCTACCTCTCCAGTGGTG GCGACAACTACTGGGTGATTGACACCGACTATGACAACTACGCCATTACCTATGCCTGCCGCAGTCTAAAGGAGGATGGGTCTTGTGATGATGGCTACTCCCTGATCTTCTCACGTAACCCCCGTGGCCTCCCCCCAGCCATTCAGCGCATTGTGCGTCAGAAGCAGGAAGAAATCTGTATGTCTGGCCAGTTCCAGCCCGTGCTTCAGTCAG ggGCCTGCTAA
- the LOC102090023 gene encoding purpurin isoform X1 — translation MKYTQYVFLASVFSTVEYSLAQTCAVESFAVKDNFDPKRYAGKWYALAKKDPEGLFLQDNISAEYTVEEDGTMTASSKGRVKLFGFWVICADMAAQYTVPDPTTPAKMYMTYQGLASYLSSGGDNYWVIDTDYDNYAITYACRSLKEDGSCDDGYSLIFSRNPRGLPPAIQRIVRQKQEEICMSGQFQPVLQSGTLG, via the exons ATGAAATACACACAGTATGTTTTCTTGGCCTCGGTCTTCTCCACTGTTGAATACAGCCTAGCTCAGACCTGCGCAGTGGAGTCTTTTGCTGTGAAAGACAATTTTGATCCAAAAAGG TATGCAGGGAAATGGTACGCCCTGGCCAAGAAGGATCCAGAAGGCCTTTTCCTTCAGGACAACATCTCTGCTGAATACACCGTGGAGGAAGATGGCACTATGACAGCATCTTCCAAAGGCCGAGTGAAGCTTTTTGG GTTCTGGGTGATCTGTGCTGACATGGCTGCTCAATATACAGTACCTGACCCAACCACTCCAGCAAAAATGTACATGACTTATCAGGGCCTGGCCAGCTACCTCTCCAGTGGTG GCGACAACTACTGGGTGATTGACACCGACTATGACAACTACGCCATTACCTATGCCTGCCGCAGTCTAAAGGAGGATGGGTCTTGTGATGATGGCTACTCCCTGATCTTCTCACGTAACCCCCGTGGCCTCCCCCCAGCCATTCAGCGCATTGTGCGTCAGAAGCAGGAAGAAATCTGTATGTCTGGCCAGTTCCAGCCCGTGCTTCAGTCAGGTACTTTGGGCTGA